A single genomic interval of Camelina sativa cultivar DH55 chromosome 11, Cs, whole genome shotgun sequence harbors:
- the LOC104727845 gene encoding LOW QUALITY PROTEIN: putative F-box protein At4g22180 (The sequence of the model RefSeq protein was modified relative to this genomic sequence to represent the inferred CDS: inserted 1 base in 1 codon; deleted 1 base in 1 codon) has translation MEKGQNPTSHKRLRRDTPNSWSELPLDLLTSVFERLTVANFRRAKSVCSSWHSXSRQYVPNQFPWLVLFPKDNNDNNSCTLFNPEEKHKLYKTKDLGEIFAKSVYMATYGSWLLMRDPRFNLYILNLFTYEGISLPPVESQLGMIKIERTVDDGFHVSPDHNGREFNRRGIPIRTPVFWIDEKTKDYVVIWGFGMWCVVYAKKGDTSWNQIPELSNCFDMVYKDHKLYFSSSGYECELRIFDLSREVPQQTFQGCVIMRLLLKQRRLKPYRTVNTKLVVTVNGDVLKVDKIWDRNTSICRFFDIWKAHSSGSFKMYEKVVTLGDEALLWDLGITVLANDTGLLKRNCIYFSGSHGKIINDKFIYDLETEKMDPVHKFDCSPAQLSSARWFLPNSHKLD, from the exons ATGGAGAAAGGGCAGAACCCTACTTCTCATAAGCGTCTCAGACGAGATACACCAAATTCCTGGTCGGAGCTTCCTCTAGACCTCTTGACTTCAGTGTTCGAACGCCTCACCGTTGCTAATTTCCGACGAGCTAAATCCGTCTGTTCGTCTTGGCACT ATTCGAGACAATACGTGCCCAATCAGTTCCCTTGGCTGGTTCTCTTCCCCAAAgacaacaacgacaacaactCATGCACGTTGTTCAATCCCGAGGAGAAACACAAACTTTACAAAACGAAAGATCTTGGTGAAATTTTTGCAAAGAGTGTTTATATGGCAACCTATGGAAGCTGGCTCCTTATGCGAGATCCACGATTTAATCTCTATATTTTGAATCTATTCACTTACGAGGGGATCAGTCTACCTCCTGTGGAGTCACAACTTGGAATGATAAAGATCGAGCGAACCGTAGATGATGGTTTTCACGTTTCACCCGATCACAACGGTAGGGAGTTCAACCGTAGAGGTATTCCTATACGAACCCCTGTGTTTTGGATCGACGAGAAAACCAAAGATTACGTAGTTATATGGGGATTTGGAATGTGGTGTGTGGTTTATGCCAAGAAAGGAGATACCTCGTGGAATCAGATCCCcgaactttcaaattgttttgaCATGGTTTACAAGGATCACAAGCTTTACTTCTCTAGCTCTGGCTACGAATGTGAACTCAGAATCTTTGATCTCTCAAGAGAGGTTCCGCAACAAACCTTTCAAGGTTGTGTCATTATGCGACTCTTATTAAAACAACGTCGTCTTAAACCCTACAGAACTGTCAATACAAAACTTGTAGTCACAGTAAATGGAGATGTCCTCAAGGTTGACAAAATATGGGACCGTAACACCAGCATCTGCAGATTCTTCGACATCTGGAAGGCTCATTCATCAGGGTCCTTCAAGATGTATGAAAAAGTTGTTACGTTGGGCGACGAGGCATTGCTTTGGGATCTAGGTATCACTGTTCTCGCGAATGACACTGGACTACTCAAAAGAAATTGCATCTATTTCAGTGGTAGTCATGGAAAGATCATTAATGATAAATTTATCTACGACCTCGAGACTGAGAAGATGGATCCAGTGCATAAATTCGATTGTTCTCCAGCTCAACTCTCTAGTGCTCGATGGTTCTTACCAAAT TCACACAAACTTGATTGA
- the LOC104727850 gene encoding probable F-box protein At4g22165 has product MEKNPNPNTWSELPLDLLNLVFQRLNFVNFQRAKSVCSSWYSASRQSVPKKQIYPWLILFPNDNNNNNNNNNNNNNNNSSSSCRLFNPGEKDRLYKTQDLGVEFAKSVCIATYGSWLLMQDSKYNLYILNLFTLERINLPPVESQLGEIKVKRTIHDWFHMSHDHCQRWSEAMTIGPAVFWIDEESKDYIVLWELRDWFVVSAKKGDTSWNQIPEISDCCDHCDMVYKDHKLYCLPKYTGTFQILDFSGVEDNKTFEVVNLWIDINFTGVVPVQLSDSWCVTETKLVLTLTRKVLKVDKIWSPNSRTWSFRVFKISSSSEFFEAYSCEKVDSLGDEAMLLDLGITVPANDIEGFNKNSIYFGCSHENNTSNIFLFNLETQRMEVLQKFDCSPLQLSRARWFLPSFPQKSQVTDLNY; this is encoded by the coding sequence ATGGAGAAGAACCCTAACCCTAATACCTGGTCGGAGCTTCCTCTAGATCTCTTGAACTTAGTTTTCCAACGCCTCAACTTTGTTAATTTCCAACGAGCTAAATCGGTGTGTTCGTCTTGGTACTCTGCCTCGAGACAATCCGTGCCCAAAAAGCAGATCTACCCTTGGTTGATTCTCTTCCCgaatgacaacaacaacaacaacaacaacaacaacaacaacaacaacaacaacagttctTCTTCATGCAGGTTGTTCAATCCCGGGGAAAAAGACAGACTTTACAAAACACAAGATCTTGGTGTTGAGTTTGCAAAGAGTGTTTGTATTGCAACTTATGGAAGTTGGCTCCTTATGCAAGATTCAAAATATAATCTCTATATTCTGAACCTATTCACCCTCGAGAGGATCAACCTTCCTCCTGTGGAATCACAACTTGGCGAGATAAAGGTTAAACGAACCATACATGATTGGTTTCACATGTCACATGATCATTGCCAGAGATGGTCCGAAGCTATGACTATAGGACCCGCCGTGTTTTGGATCGACGAGGAATCAAAAGATTATATAGTTCTATGGGAACTTCGAGATTGGTTTGTGGTTTCAGCCAAGAAAGGAGATACCTCGTGGAATCAGATTCCCGAAATTTCAGATTGCTGTGACCACTGTGACATGGTTTACAAGGATCACAAGCTTTACTGCTTACCCAAATACACTGGTACTTTCCAAATCTTAGATTTTTCTGGAGTGGAGGacaacaaaacttttgaggtGGTAAACCTCTGGATAGATATAAACTTTACAGGTGTTGTTCCTGTTCAATTAAGTGACTCATGGTGCGTTACTGAGACAAAACTTGTTCTTACATTAACAAGAAAAGTCCTCAAGGTTGACAAAATATGGAGTCCTAACTCTAGAACCTGGTCCTTCAGGGTTTTCAAgatttcttcatcatcagagtTCTTTGAGGCTTATTCTTGTGAAAAGGTTGATTCTTTGGGTGACGAGGCAATGCTTTTGGATCTAGGTATCACTGTGCCCGCCAATGACATCGAGGGATTCAATAAAAACTCCATCTATTTCGGTTGTAGTCATGAAAACAATACAAGTAATATATTTCTCTTCAATCTCGAGACACAGAGGATGGAGGTACTGCAAAAATTTGATTGTTCGCCCCTTCAACTCTCTAGAGCTCGATGGTTCTTACCAAGTTTCCCTCAGAAGTCACAAGTGACTGATCTTAATTATTAG
- the LOC104727848 gene encoding putative F-box protein At4g22170: MTTAMAIGAPYKNDLCIRQCPLVEDNTTTNNNNNKNDSHHYSCTLYNPDEKDKLYKTQDLGVEFGKSVCKAIYGSWLLMKDPLNKLYIVNIFTNERINLNPVELLWKDYEFNTTSRQKKMIYGGRMKSVRSPVFWIDEKTKDYVVIWGFGMCCVVYSKTKDTSWNKIPKTSFCFNIVYRDHKLYFLNFHDEFKIFDFSGEVPQQTFEWMVYVDKWNWHLRHPPDNSWHSNVTTLVVTLTGKVLKVERMWVVTSRTWSLRVFEVYSSDLQKNKQRQIHSLGDESILLDQGITVLANDTDGFVRSTIYFSDPLFYVRNHMFTFNLETQKTEPLHTFDISSFQFSSAQWFVPSSFTLT; this comes from the exons ATGACTACTGCCATGGCCAT TGGTGCCCCATACAAAAATGACTTATGCATCCGCCAATGTCCATTGGTTGAAGacaacaccaccaccaacaacaacaacaacaaaaatgacaGCCACCACTATTCATGCACGTTGTACAATCCCGATGAAAAAGACAAACTTTACAAAACGCAAGATCTTGGTGTTGAGTTTGGAAAAAGCGTTTGTAAGGCAATCTATGGAAGCTGGCTCCTAATGAAAGATCCTCTGAATAAGCTCTACATTGTGAACATCTTTACCAACGAGAGGATCAATCTGAA TCCCGTGGAGTTATTATGGAAAGATTATGAGTTCAACACTACAAGTCGccaaaaaaagatgatatatgGAGGTAGGATGAAGTCTGTACGATCCCCTGTGTTTTGGATTGACGAGAAAACCAAAGATTACGTAGTTATATGGGGATTTGGAATGTGTTGTGTGGTTTATTCCAAGACAAAAGATACCTCGTGGAATAAGATCCCGAAAACTTCATTTTGTTTCAACATAGTTTACAGGGATCACAAGCTTTACTTCCTAAACTTCCATGATGAAttcaaaatctttgatttttctggTGAGGTTCCACAACAAACCTTTGAGTGGATGGTTTATGTGGACAAATGGAATTGGCATCTTCGTCATCCACCGGATAACAGTTGGCACAGTAATGTCACAACACTTGTAGTCACATTGACAGGAAAAGTCCTCAAGGTTGAACGAATGTGGGTAGTGACTTCTAGAACCTGGTCCCTCAGGGTTTTCGAGGTTTATTCATCAGACCTCCAGAAGAATAAACAACGGCAGATCCATTCTCTGGGAGATGAGTCGATTCTTTTGGATCAAGGCATCACTGTGCTCGCCAATGACACTGATGGATTCGTTAGGAGTACAATCTATTTCAGTGATCCCTTATTCTATGTCAGAAATCATATGTTTACCTTCAATCTTGAGACACAGAAGACAGAGCCGCTGCACACGTTTGATATTTCTTCCTTTCAATTCTCTAGCGCTCAATGGTTCGTACCTAGTAGTTTCACGCTCACATGA
- the LOC104727849 gene encoding putative F-box protein At4g22170 translates to MEKGQNPSSHKRLRLDTPNSWSGLPQDLLISVLERLGFADFQRAKSVCRSWFSASRQVVAKNHIHWLIIFPRDKKTNPCMLYNPEEKDKLYETQDLGVEFAMSCCWETHGSWLLMSDRCNLYILNLFSHERINLPPADLLWDEYELHNKREMDIRRYKRGLARNMRSAVFWIDEKTKDYVVVWGLMGWCVFYSKKGDTSWNQIPQTSDCFDMVYKDHKLYFLSETEGFKIFDFSGANPQETFQSIFKLAKTNQYAPSNQWNVHDTKLVVTVTGKVLKVEKMWRASTRTTSFRVFEVYSSDFMKKTKRRIHSLGEESMLLDKGITVLANDTDGFIRNSIYFSGCDGRHTKDMLIFNLETRKIETMHTCDRSSFPYGSYRSKWFIPSCMH, encoded by the coding sequence ATGGAGAAAGGGCAGAACCCTAGTTCTCATAAGCGTCTCAGACTAGATACACCAAATTCCTGGTCGGGTCTTCCTCAAGATCTCTTGATTTCAGTGTTGGAACGCCTCGGCTTTGCTGATTTCCAACGAGCTAAATCCGTCTGTCGGTCTTGGTTCTCTGCTTCGAGACAAGTTGTGgccaaaaatcacatccattggCTGATCATCTTCCCTCGAGACAAGAAGACAAATCCATGCATGTTGTACAATCCCGAGGAAAAAGACAAACTTTACGAAACGCAAGATCTTGGTGTGGAATTTGCAATGAGTTGTTGTTGGGAAACTCATGGAAGTTGGCTCCTTATGTCAGATCGATGTAATCTCTATATTTTGAACCTATTCTCCCACGAGAGGATCAATCTACCTCCTGCGGATTTATTGTGGGACGAGTATGAGCTacataacaaaagagaaatgGACATTCGTAGGTATAAACGGGGCCTTGCTAGGAACATGCGATCGGCTGTGTTTTGGATTGACGAGAAAACCAAAGATTATGTAGTTGTTTGGGGACTTATGGGTTGGTGTGTATTTTATTCCAAGAAAGGAGATACCTCGTGGAATCAGATCCCACAAACTTCAGATTGCTTCGACATGGTTTACAAGGATCACAAGCTTTATTTCCTAAGCGAGACTGAGGGTTTCAAAATCTTCGATTTCTCTGGAGCGAATCCACAAGAAACCTTTCAGTCGATTTTTAAACTGGCAAAAACAAATCAGTATGCACCAAGTAATCAATGGAATGTTCATGACACAAAACTTGTAGTCACGGTAACAGGAAAAGTCCTCAAGGTTGAAAAAATGTGGAGAGCCAGTACTAGAACCACCTCCTTCCGGGTTTTCGAGGTTTATTCATCAGACTtcatgaagaaaacaaaacggcGGATTCATTCTCTAGGGGAGGAGTCAATGCTTTTGGATAAAGGCATCACTGTGCTCGCCAATGACACTGATGGATTCATTAGAAATTCCATCTATTTCAGTGGTTGTGATGGACGTCATACAAAGGATATGCTTATCTTCAATCTCGAGACACGGAAAATTGAGACAATGCACACATGCGATCGTTCTTCTTTTCCATATGGATCCTATAGATCTAAGTGGTTCATACCAAGTTGCATGcattaa
- the LOC104727847 gene encoding zinc finger MYM-type protein 1-like — MDRFVVKRKTPPSDDIDLDDLPWDPAKRKRIISYHPNQRDEVRRKYLIRGPCQPRGHRFKQTAIGGVLRRCNLKWFDMYGDWLEYSVENDKAFWVAGLNQHVGSDVNSFHNNAKRKCEYLMRQGQSIKHALHKQSDVVKNDYIIRLNASIDVSRHLLHQGLPFRDHDESDESANRGNFLELLKYTAGQNEVVKKVVLNNAPKNNQMTSPPIQKDIVHCFAEEVTKSIIEEIDNDVFGLLVDESTDVSYKEQMAVVFRFVDKYGIVKERFVGVIHVKETSSLSLKCAIDSLFAMYGLSMKKVRGQGYDGASNMKGEFNGLRSLVLKESSSAYYVHCFAHQLQLVVMAVAKKHFEVGEFFDMISVLLNVVGASCKIKDMIRENYRKIVEEGINNGEIKTGTGLNQEISLQRPGNTRWGSHYKTLLRLVELFSYVVKVLEYIQDECTDSTKRQQAYGILKYFHTFDFVFYLHLMLFVMGLTESLSKALQRKNQDILNAISLVESTKSQLQKLRDDGWDALWLKSVHYVSKVTLGWS, encoded by the exons atggATCGCTTCGTCGTGAAAAGGAAGACTCCACCGTCTGATGATATTGATTTGGATGATTTGCCCTGGGATCCAGCGAAGAGGAAAAGAATTATAAGCTATCATCCTAATCAAAGAGATGAAGTACGGCGCAAATATTTGATTAGAGGACCTTGTCAACCTCGTGGTCACCGTTTTAAACAAACAGCAATTGGAGGGGTGCTTCGACGTTGTAATCTAAAGTGGTTTGATATGTATGGTGATTGGTTGGAATATAGTGTGGAGAACGATaaagcttttt GGGTTGCAGGGTTGAATCAACATGTGGGATCTGATGTGAATAGTTTTCACAACAATGCCAAAAGAAAATGTGAGTATTTGATGAGGCAAGGTCAGTCTATCAAACATGCTCTTCATAAACAGAGCGATGTTGTGAAGAATGATTACATAATTCGACTGAATGCTTCCATTGATGTTTCTAGACATTTGTTACATCAAGGATTACCATTTCGTGATCATGATGAGTCAGATGAGTCAGCTAATAGAGGTAATTTCTTAGAGCTTCTGAAGTATACCGCTGGTCAAAATGAGGTTGTAAAAAAAGTTGTCTTGAATAATGCTCCTAAAAACAATCAGATGACATCTCCTCCAATTCAAAAGGACATTGTGCATTGCTTTGCGGAAGAGGTAACTAAATCTATTATTGAAGAAATTGATAATGATGTCTTTGGTTTGCTGGTAGATGAATCTACTGATGTATCATACAAAGAGCAAATGGCAGTGGTTTTTCGCTTTGTTGATAAGTATGGGATAGTCAAAGAAAGATTTGTTGGTGTTATTCATGTGAAGGAGACATCTTCTTTATCTTTGAAGTGTGCTAttgattctttgtttgcaaTGTATGGATTGAGTATGAAAAAGGTGAGAGGACAAGGATATGATGGAGCTAGTAATATGAAAGGAGAATTCAATGGACTAAGATcattggttttgaaagaaagcAGCTCAGCTTATTAtgttcattgttttgctcatcAACTACAACTAGTTGTCATGGCAGTAGCGAAAAAGCATTTTGAAGTTGGAGAATTTTTTGACATGATTTCTGTTTTGTTGAATGTGGTTGGAGCTTCTTGCAAGATAAAAGATATGATCCGGGAAAACTACAGAAAAATAGTGGAAGAAGGGATTAACAATGGTGAAATTAAGACTGGAACTGGGTTGAATCAAGAAATTTCTCTTCAAAGGCCTGGAAATACTCGTTGGGGTTCACATTATAAGACTTTACTGCGACTTGTTGAGCTGTTTTCTTATGTAGTTAAAGTTCTTGAGTATATCCAGGATGAATGCACAGACTCCACCAAAAGACAACAAGCATATGGAATTCTCAAGTATTTTCAcacctttgattttgttttctatctaCACTTGATGCTGTTTGTTATGGGTCTCACTGAAAGTTTATCAAAGgctttacaaagaaaaaaccaaGATATCTTGAATGCTATTTCATTGGTGGAATCAACTAAAAGTCAGTTGCAAAAGCTTAGAGATGATGGATGGGATGCTTTATGGCTAAAATCAGTTCATTATGTGAGCAAAGTGACATTGGGCTGGTCATAA
- the LOC104727851 gene encoding putative F-box protein At4g22180 — translation MASYTDWADEAHRKDYLNPSIRWSKSVKTGLGYKYYNKYGTSLLVRQNILSQVFMENKHNPNFLRADASSYWSDLPVDLLTSVLERLSFVNFQRATSVCSSWYSASREVVSKNHQILWLILFPEEDDNNNSYCTLFSPEEKHKLYKTQDLGVEFAKSVCITTYGSWLLMRDPRYNLYILNLFTDEKIDLPSVESQLGTTKIERGLDDWFLVSNDQFERKVKFLSMGSPVIWIDEKTKEDYIVLWGLGSWCVFYAKKGDTSWNQVPGLSHCLHMVYKDHKLYFSSTINSFTILDFSGDIPQQTMYRQATHSSLPKPMYFLFGFFLKFDLVPPINVPAGYTF, via the coding sequence ATGGCGAGCTATACAGACTGGGCTGATGAGGCCCATAGAAAAGATTACCTCAATCCTAGTATTCGTTGGAGTAAGAGTGTAAAGACGGGTCTAGGttataaatactataataaatACGGAACATCTCTGCTGGTAAGACAAAACATTCTATCTCAAGTTTTCATGGAGAATAAGCATAACCCTAATTTTCTCAGAGCAGATGCATCCAGTTACTGGTCCGATCTTCCTGTAGATCTCTTGACTTCAGTGTTGGAACGCCTCAGCTTTGTTAATTTCCAACGAGCTACATCTGTATGCTCCTCTTGGTACTCTGCTTCCAGAGAAGTCGTATCCAAAAACCATCAGATCCTTTGGCTGATTCTCTTCCCGGAAGAAGACGACAACAACAATTCATATTGCACGTTGTTCAGTCCCGAGGAAAAACACAAACTCTACAAAACGCAAGATCTTGGCGTTGAATTTGCTAAGAGTGTGTGTATAACAACCTATGGAAGCTGGCTCCTTATGCGGGATCCGCGGTATAATCTCTacattttgaatctttttaccGACGAAAAGATTGATCTGCCATCTGTGGAGTCACAACTTGGAACAACAAAGATTGAGCGAGGTTTAGATGATTGGTTTCTCGTTTCTAACGATCAATTCGAAAGGAAGGTCAAATTTCTTAGTATGGGATCCCCTGTGATTTGGATTGACgagaaaaccaaagaagatTATATAGTTCTTTGGGGACTTGGAAGTTGGTGTGTGTTTTATGCCAAGAAAGGAGATACCTCGTGGAACCAGGTTCCGGGATTATCGCATTGTCTTCACATGGTTTACAAGGATCACAAGCTTTACTTCTCTAGCACCATAAATAGTTTCACAATCTTAGATTTTTCTGGAGATATTCCTCAACAAACGATGTACCGGCAGGCTACACATTCTAGTTTACCCAAACCAATGTACTTTTTATTCggtttctttttgaaatttgatcTTGTTCCCCCAATCAATGTACCGGCAGGCTACACATTCTAG
- the LOC104727844 gene encoding probable F-box protein At4g22165, which yields MPFLVGDSFRYLVSVLERLNSPNFERAKSVCLSWYSASRQCVPNPKYHISWLIPFPKDRNNNSRTLFNPEEKQKRYNTQDLGVGFANSVCIATCGSWLLMQDPLIQCCIVNLFTRERRDLPSLESQLGMLKVERIIDERFRISHDTVRVKSNGMIIKSPAFWIDEKTKDHIVFWGLRDWCVVYAKKGDTSWNQIPNTSYCSDMVYKDHKLYFLNSDGGFKILDFSDEIPQRILKRGMFRSRLEMARRPSRNNKLGGRLWLCRRVESTDYWVFSDPKLVVTIRGDVLKVIMKQHNMSKEWSFSVTNIYKSSGKIKKYKRVDSLGDEAMLLDLGITVPSCEIDGLNGNSIYFSGCRGRPKTNGIFIFSLETKKLEQLHKYDCLSLKLDGS from the coding sequence ATGCCGTTCCTGGTCGGAGATTCCTTTAGATATCTTGTTTCTGTGTTGGAACGCCTCAACTCTCCTAATTTCGAACGAGCTAAATCCGTATGTTTGTCTTGGTACTCTGCTTCAAGACAATGCGTGCCCAACCCCAAGTATCACATCTCTTGGCTGATTCCCTTCCCCAAAGACAGAAACAACAATTCACGCACGTTGTTCAATCccgaggaaaaacaaaaacgttacAACACGCAAGATCTTGGCGTCGGATTTGCAAATAGTGTTTGTATAGCAACTTGTGGAAGTTGGCTCCTAATGCAAGATCCTCTGATACAATGCTGCATTGTTAATCTATTTACCCGTGAGAGGAGAGATCTGCCGTCTCTGGAGTCCCAACTTGGCATGCTAAAGGTTGAACGAATCATAGATGAGAGGTTTCGCATTTCACACGATACTGTCAGAGTCAAGAGCAATGGTATGATTATAAAATCCCCTGCGTTTTGGATTGACGAGAAAACCAAAGATCATATAGTTTTTTGGGGACTTAGAGATTGGTGTGTGGTTTATGCCAAGAAAGGGGACACCTCGTGGAATCAAATCCCCAACACTTCATATTGTTCTGACATGGTTTACAAGGATCACAAGCTTTACTTCCTAAACAGTGATGGTGGTTTCAAAATCTTAGATTTTTCTGATGAGATTCCACAACGAATCTTAAAACGTGGTATGTTTCGTAGTAGATTAGAGATGGCTCGTCGTCCTTCACGAAATAATAAGTTAGGAGGCCGTCTGTGGCTGTGCCGTCGTGTGGAATCAACTGATTATTGGGTTTTTTCTGATCCAAAACTTGTAGTCACAATAAGAGGAGATGTCCTAAAGGTCATTATGAAACAGCATAATATGTCTAAAGAATGGTCCTTCAGCGTCACCAACATTTATAAATCATCAGGGAAGATCAAGAAATATAAACGAGTTGATTCTTTGGGCGACGAGGCAATGCTTTTGGATCTAGGCATCACTGTGCCCTCCTGTGAAATTGATGGACTCAATGGCAACTCCATCTATTTCAGTGGCTGTCGTGGACGACCGAAGACAAATGGTATCTTTATCTTCAGTCTCGAGACAAAGAAGTTGGAGCAACTGCACAAATATGATTGTTTATCTCTAAAGCTTGATGGTtcttag
- the LOC104727843 gene encoding uncharacterized protein LOC104727843, whose product MDSPTSIRSIPPPETLSPCGSQRRRSSCDSNPPEFEFWRLTNSSFPQPDDSDLLSADELFHDGVLLPLHLLSVKSELPSDPNISECDPDPSPSPSPAALVNTEEKPELEPGLGSELTRETTVSKRWRDIFRKSETKPPGKKEKVKESKKEKKKTGSGPGSGSGSGAELNINIWPFSRSRSAGNNVTRPRMSFGAPTTRKVSSAPCSRSNSTGESKSRKWPSSPGRNGVHLGRSSPVWQVRRGGGGGGGGAPVGKTVPEPTMGRVVGKREITETRRGKTVIESNKAKVLNLNVPMCIGYRSRLSCRTDESGGGGNSNIIGSDNNNNNNVNASNPNPNPNGLFGFRNLFVKKVY is encoded by the coding sequence ATGGATAGTCCGACGAGCATACGTAGTATACCACCACCAGAGACTCTTTCTCCTTGCGGTAGCCAACGTCGTAGAAGCAGCTGCGACTCTAACCCACCTGAGTTCGAGTTCTGGCGTCTTACCAACTCTTCGTTTCCTCAACCTGACGACTCAGATCTCCTCTCCGCCGACGAGCTTTTCCACGACGGCGTTCTTTtgcctcttcatcttctctctgtCAAATCTGAGCTTCCATCCGACCCGAATATCTCGGAATGCGACCCGGATccgtctccttctccttctcctgcTGCTTTGGTTAATACAGAGGAAAAACCGGAACTTGAACCCGGTTTAGGATCTGAGCTGACCCGAGAGACGACGGTTTCGAAGCGGTGGAGAGATATTTTCAGGAAGAGCGAAACCAAACCGCCggggaagaaagagaaagtgaaggagagtaagaaggagaagaagaaaaccggGTCGGGTCctggttcgggttcgggttctgGAGCGGAGCTCAACATCAACATTTGGCCCTTCTCAAGAAGTAGATCCGCTGGGAACAACGTGACCCGACCCAGAATGTCGTTCGGAGCTCCGACGACCCGGAAAGTCAGCAGCGCGCCGTGTTCACGTAGCAACTCCACCGGTGAATCCAAGTCGAGGAAGTGGCCGAGTAGTCCCGGTCGTAACGGCGTGCATCTTGGCCGGAGCAGTCCGGTTTGGCAAGTCCGGcgtggaggtggaggaggaggaggaggagctccGGTTGGGAAAACTGTACCCGAACCGACGATGGGTCGGGTAGTGGGTAAAAGGGAAATTACCGAGACACGTAGGGGTAAAACGGTAATTGAGAGCAATAAAGCAAAAGTCTTGAACTTGAACGTGCCTATGTGCATTGGTTATCGGAGCCGGTTAAGCTGCAGAACCGACgagagtggtggtggtggtaataGTAACATCATTGGGAGTGacaacaataataacaacaacgTCAATGCTagtaatcctaatcctaatcctaatgGTTTATTTGGCTTTCGTAATCTCTTTGTTAAGAAAGTTTattga